One Tepidibacillus fermentans DNA segment encodes these proteins:
- a CDS encoding penicillin-binding transpeptidase domain-containing protein has translation MKKRLFLFGILFLIITSFIGCGNETTPQDRFQAFIKSWGNQDFAGMYDLTSQSTQQKIKKEEFVKRYQTIYGEQGIEVSQLDVKFQTPKEEVKPNEKGEIIFPYSVKMNTLAGPYEFTGKAKLVKEKREKEENWYVVWEPSMILAGMKEGDRVGARILPAARGQILDRNGAGLAVNDSAISIGVIPDKLGTDVAIKEKIAQLLGISIDQINKSLEEPWVKPNLFVPIKIIAKDQKAKLDQLTKLPGVSSQEVPVRYYPYKEIIAHLIGYVGNITAEELQSLKDKGYSQSDLVGKSGLEKIFEEKLRGKNGGEIFIIDGKTNAHKVIAKLDPIDGENIQLTIDINLQKEIYGQFQKDSGTAVAIHPKTGEVLALVNSPSFNPNDFVLGISQKQWKALNEDPKKPLINRFAQTYTPGSAFKPITAAIGLKTGVIQPDQTRDIKGLSWQKDESWGNYFIKRVTDPEKPVNLKDALIYSDNIYFAQTALDIGEDRFLIEAKNFGFLESLPFPFPITRSKLVAKDNFQNEIQLADTGYGQGEVMMNPLHLAIAYTPFLNNGDLLKPTLIKGENDSKIWKDNLFTTEAANTIFQDLIQVVENPKGTAYQPRVSGIKIAGKTGTAEIKGKQGETGIENGWFIAVNTDNPRLMIVMMIEDVQNRGGSHYVVSKVKNIFQHKELYPKE, from the coding sequence ATGAAAAAACGATTATTTCTATTTGGAATACTTTTCTTGATCATTACTTCTTTTATCGGTTGTGGTAATGAAACTACACCGCAAGATCGCTTCCAAGCTTTTATTAAAAGTTGGGGAAATCAAGATTTTGCAGGTATGTATGACCTTACCTCACAATCAACTCAGCAAAAAATTAAAAAGGAAGAATTTGTTAAGCGGTACCAGACCATTTATGGCGAACAGGGTATCGAGGTTAGCCAATTGGATGTAAAATTTCAAACTCCTAAAGAAGAAGTGAAGCCTAATGAAAAGGGAGAAATCATCTTTCCCTATTCTGTAAAAATGAATACGTTAGCAGGGCCCTATGAGTTTACAGGAAAAGCGAAATTAGTCAAAGAGAAACGGGAAAAAGAAGAAAATTGGTATGTTGTCTGGGAGCCATCAATGATATTAGCTGGGATGAAAGAAGGAGATCGAGTAGGTGCGCGTATTCTTCCAGCAGCACGCGGACAAATCCTAGATCGTAATGGAGCAGGGTTAGCGGTTAATGACTCAGCTATTTCGATTGGTGTTATCCCAGATAAATTAGGAACAGACGTGGCAATAAAAGAGAAAATTGCTCAATTGTTGGGAATTTCTATCGACCAAATCAATAAATCATTAGAGGAACCATGGGTGAAGCCAAACCTGTTCGTTCCAATAAAAATTATTGCAAAAGATCAAAAAGCAAAGCTCGATCAGCTTACAAAACTTCCAGGAGTATCAAGTCAAGAAGTCCCTGTTCGCTATTATCCATATAAAGAGATCATTGCCCACCTAATCGGGTACGTTGGAAACATTACGGCTGAGGAATTACAAAGCCTCAAAGATAAAGGTTATTCCCAATCGGATTTAGTTGGGAAATCTGGTTTAGAAAAAATTTTTGAGGAAAAATTAAGAGGAAAAAATGGTGGAGAGATATTTATTATTGATGGAAAAACAAACGCACACAAAGTCATAGCCAAATTAGACCCAATCGACGGAGAAAATATTCAATTGACTATTGATATTAACCTGCAAAAAGAGATATATGGTCAATTTCAGAAGGATTCTGGTACTGCTGTGGCAATACATCCAAAGACGGGTGAAGTTTTAGCCTTAGTAAACAGTCCATCGTTTAATCCCAATGATTTTGTTTTAGGAATTTCACAAAAACAATGGAAAGCGTTGAATGAGGATCCCAAAAAACCTTTGATTAATCGTTTTGCTCAAACTTATACCCCTGGTTCTGCATTCAAACCAATTACTGCTGCAATTGGTTTAAAAACAGGAGTTATTCAACCTGATCAGACGAGAGATATAAAGGGATTGTCATGGCAAAAAGATGAATCATGGGGGAATTATTTCATTAAAAGAGTTACAGATCCAGAAAAACCAGTCAATCTGAAAGATGCTCTCATCTATTCAGATAACATTTATTTTGCACAAACGGCTTTGGATATTGGGGAAGATCGATTTTTAATCGAAGCGAAAAATTTCGGGTTTTTAGAATCATTACCGTTTCCTTTTCCAATTACTAGATCTAAACTGGTTGCTAAAGATAACTTTCAAAACGAAATCCAATTAGCAGATACCGGATATGGGCAAGGGGAAGTAATGATGAATCCATTGCATTTAGCCATTGCCTATACTCCATTTCTTAATAACGGTGATCTCTTGAAACCAACCCTAATAAAGGGTGAAAATGATTCGAAGATTTGGAAAGATAATTTATTCACAACAGAGGCAGCGAATACCATCTTTCAAGACTTAATTCAAGTTGTGGAAAATCCGAAAGGCACAGCATATCAACCAAGGGTTTCTGGAATAAAGATCGCTGGAAAAACAGGTACCGCCGAAATAAAAGGAAAACAAGGGGAGACGGGAATAGAAAACGGTTGGTTCATTGCTGTAAACACCGACAATCCACGTCTTATGATCGTTATGATGATCGAAGATGTACAAAATCGAGGTGGGAGCCATTATGTCGTTTCCAAAGTAAAAAATATTTTTCAACATAAGGAACTTTATCCTAAAGAATAA
- the ribE gene encoding 6,7-dimethyl-8-ribityllumazine synthase — MAKIYEGHLVGKGLRIGIVVSRFNEFITSKLLSGAKDSLIRHGVDEDHIEVMWVPGAFEIPLASKKMANSKRYNSVIALGAVIRGATPHFDYVAAEVSKGIAAINLQSDVPVIFGVLTTDSIEQAIERAGTKAGNKGWEAGLTAIEMANVLKKFDEKE, encoded by the coding sequence ATGGCAAAGATTTATGAAGGACATTTAGTTGGAAAAGGGTTACGTATTGGGATTGTGGTTTCTCGTTTTAACGAATTTATTACGAGTAAATTATTAAGTGGTGCAAAAGATTCATTGATTCGTCATGGGGTTGACGAAGATCATATCGAAGTCATGTGGGTTCCAGGGGCTTTTGAGATTCCTCTTGCGTCAAAAAAAATGGCCAATTCCAAACGATATAATTCCGTGATAGCACTAGGTGCTGTGATTCGAGGAGCTACTCCTCATTTTGATTATGTGGCAGCAGAAGTTTCAAAAGGAATAGCTGCCATTAATTTACAATCTGATGTTCCTGTAATCTTTGGTGTTCTAACAACGGATTCGATCGAACAAGCAATTGAACGTGCAGGAACAAAAGCAGGGAATAAAGGTTGGGAAGCAGGTTTAACAGCAATTGAAATGGCTAATGTATTAAAAAAATTCGATGAAAAAGAATAG
- a CDS encoding GNAT family N-acetyltransferase, with amino-acid sequence MYTGEKVRLREYRKEDIEQAQIYINDPEVKRLLHPGIPYLYTFEDEQKWFESNTATKDIYNFAIETIPDHKYIGGCGINKLDWKNSVAVVGIFIGDKEYWGKGYGTDAMKVLIRFIFEQMNIHKVRLHVFAFNKRAIKSYEKCGFKTEGILRKEVYRDGEYHDEIVMGILKEEYFQSNESKN; translated from the coding sequence GTGTATACAGGTGAAAAAGTGAGATTAAGGGAGTATCGAAAGGAAGATATCGAGCAGGCTCAAATTTATATCAATGATCCAGAGGTAAAACGTTTATTGCATCCAGGGATTCCTTACCTCTATACATTCGAAGATGAACAAAAGTGGTTTGAATCGAATACCGCCACCAAAGACATATATAATTTTGCGATTGAAACAATACCCGACCACAAATATATCGGCGGATGTGGAATAAATAAACTAGATTGGAAAAATAGTGTGGCAGTTGTTGGAATATTTATTGGAGATAAAGAATATTGGGGAAAAGGTTATGGAACCGATGCAATGAAAGTATTGATTCGATTCATTTTCGAACAAATGAACATTCATAAGGTACGATTACATGTGTTTGCTTTTAATAAACGAGCAATAAAAAGTTACGAAAAATGTGGGTTTAAGACGGAAGGAATACTTCGAAAAGAAGTCTATCGTGATGGAGAGTATCATGATGAGATCGTTATGGGAATCCTAAAAGAAGAATATTTTCAGAGTAATGAAAGTAAAAATTAA
- a CDS encoding NUDIX hydrolase — MYKYNICFIKLENRILLINREQAPWMGRWNGIGGKLEKGETLKQSVIREVFEETGILLDDVVDKGTVTWEVDGVHKGGMYLFFAELPKDYLYQVPKKTEEGIIDWKEIAWVLDPENEGVASNIPFFLPKMLFDDKQYEHLCIFKGGQMVGYQAIEKTKDMAK; from the coding sequence ATGTACAAATACAATATCTGTTTTATCAAACTAGAGAATCGAATTCTACTTATAAATCGAGAACAAGCTCCATGGATGGGGAGATGGAATGGCATAGGCGGAAAACTAGAGAAGGGGGAAACACTGAAACAATCCGTCATCAGAGAGGTATTTGAAGAAACAGGAATTTTACTAGATGATGTGGTAGATAAGGGTACCGTCACATGGGAAGTCGATGGAGTACATAAAGGTGGTATGTATTTATTTTTTGCTGAATTACCAAAAGATTATCTCTATCAAGTCCCGAAAAAGACAGAAGAAGGAATCATAGATTGGAAAGAAATTGCTTGGGTTCTTGATCCTGAAAATGAAGGAGTGGCATCAAACATTCCATTCTTCTTACCTAAAATGCTATTCGATGATAAGCAATATGAGCATCTTTGTATTTTTAAAGGTGGACAAATGGTAGGGTATCAAGCAATAGAGAAAACAAAGGATATGGCAAAGTAG
- a CDS encoding superoxide dismutase family protein: MTVFDPYFYFNPYHPVYINQRVYRRAYAAIKGGPLAPTISGFVTFTNVPNGTEVYVELRGLPSYRPARGNQDPIGPHGFHIHMNGNCTEGNPQSPFEAAGGHWNPTNQPHGNHAGDFPVIFSNGGFARMSFFTNKFRVNDVIGKSVILHLNPDDYRTQPDGDAGKRIACGVIVGV; encoded by the coding sequence ATGACAGTGTTTGATCCATACTTCTATTTTAATCCCTATCATCCTGTTTATATCAACCAACGAGTTTATCGGCGGGCTTATGCAGCAATTAAGGGTGGACCTTTAGCTCCTACAATCTCTGGTTTTGTTACTTTTACAAATGTACCAAATGGAACGGAGGTCTATGTAGAACTGCGTGGACTTCCATCCTATCGGCCTGCAAGGGGAAATCAAGACCCTATTGGACCTCATGGATTTCACATTCATATGAATGGCAATTGCACAGAAGGGAATCCACAATCCCCATTTGAAGCAGCCGGTGGCCATTGGAATCCAACGAACCAACCACACGGCAATCATGCAGGAGATTTCCCTGTTATATTCTCCAATGGTGGATTTGCTAGAATGAGTTTCTTTACAAACAAATTTAGAGTAAATGATGTAATTGGTAAGTCAGTCATTCTACATCTTAACCCTGATGATTATAGAACTCAGCCTGATGGTGATGCAGGGAAACGAATTGCTTGTGGAGTAATTGTTGGGGTATAA
- the deoD gene encoding purine-nucleoside phosphorylase: MSIHIGAKEGEIAKTVLLPGDPLRAKFIAETMLEDVIQYNEVRGMYGFTGTYKGKRVSVQGTGMGVPSISIYVDELINSYGVKNLMRIGTCGSFQPDVKIRDVILAMSASTDSNINKIRFNGLDFAPTASFDLLKKAYDKAVEMGISVKVGNILTSDTFYHDDPDSWKLWAKFGVLAVEMETAALYTLAAKYHVNALTLLTVSDSLVSGELTTAEERQKTFTKMIEIALEIAE; this comes from the coding sequence ATGAGTATTCACATTGGAGCAAAAGAAGGAGAAATTGCGAAAACAGTTTTATTACCAGGTGACCCACTTCGTGCTAAATTTATTGCTGAAACAATGTTAGAAGATGTAATCCAATACAATGAAGTTCGTGGAATGTATGGATTCACGGGTACATATAAAGGGAAAAGAGTATCTGTGCAAGGAACAGGAATGGGGGTTCCTTCCATCTCCATTTATGTTGATGAGCTGATCAATAGCTATGGAGTAAAGAATTTGATGCGTATTGGAACTTGTGGTTCTTTTCAACCGGATGTAAAAATTCGGGATGTTATTTTAGCAATGAGTGCATCTACTGATTCAAATATCAACAAAATACGTTTTAATGGCTTAGATTTTGCACCAACTGCTAGCTTTGATCTACTAAAAAAGGCTTATGATAAAGCTGTTGAAATGGGAATAAGTGTTAAAGTCGGGAATATCCTTACGTCTGATACATTTTATCATGATGACCCTGATTCTTGGAAACTATGGGCAAAGTTTGGAGTACTTGCTGTTGAGATGGAAACGGCAGCACTCTATACTCTTGCAGCAAAATATCATGTAAATGCTTTAACTTTACTAACAGTGAGTGATAGTCTAGTATCGGGAGAACTAACCACTGCAGAAGAGCGACAAAAAACATTTACCAAAATGATTGAAATTGCATTAGAAATAGCTGAATAA
- a CDS encoding ACT domain-containing protein — protein sequence MNERKAVVSVIGKDQIGIIAKVTNILAEYQINILDISQTILQDFFTMMMIVDLSNAEGKLDQLREDLNKLGETLGLKINVQLAEIFKAMHRI from the coding sequence ATGAATGAAAGAAAAGCCGTAGTAAGCGTAATAGGAAAGGATCAAATTGGAATTATTGCAAAGGTAACAAACATTTTAGCAGAATACCAAATTAATATTTTGGATATTAGCCAAACCATTCTCCAAGATTTTTTTACGATGATGATGATTGTTGATCTTTCTAATGCAGAAGGAAAGTTGGATCAATTAAGGGAGGATTTAAATAAACTTGGTGAAACTCTTGGTTTAAAAATCAATGTACAGCTTGCTGAAATCTTTAAAGCAATGCATCGTATATAA
- the sqr gene encoding type III sulfide quinone reductase, selenoprotein subtype, producing MKKLLILGAGTAGTMMANHLNKKLNKNEWSITIIDQDEKHYYQPGFLFIPFEIYSEKDVIKEKRRFLPPGVEFIQSPIQIIEAEKNQVKLNDGKIIPYDILIIATGCRIVPSEIEGLDEGWRKNIFDFYTFDGSVALRNKLKEWKGGRLVVHLAEMPIKCPVAPLEFLFLSDWFFAKKGIRKDVDITYVTPLGSAFTKPRASAVLGNLFVTKNIHIVPNFNVSHVEADQNKLVSLDGKEVEYDLLVTIPTNMGDEMIERSGLGDELNFVPTDKHTLQSKNYENIFVIGDATDIPASKAGSVAHFEAEILTENIISFINNKPLEAKFDGHANCYIESGYNKAFLIDFNYDVEPVEGTFPLAGIGPFSLLKETRINHLGKMAFKFIYWNMLLKGIPIPTVPPHMKTSGKKL from the coding sequence ATGAAGAAACTTTTAATCTTAGGAGCTGGCACAGCTGGCACGATGATGGCAAATCATCTAAATAAGAAACTAAACAAAAATGAATGGTCGATTACAATTATTGACCAAGATGAAAAACATTACTATCAACCAGGTTTTCTTTTTATACCATTTGAAATTTATTCTGAAAAAGATGTAATTAAGGAAAAAAGAAGATTTTTGCCTCCAGGTGTTGAGTTTATTCAATCTCCTATACAGATCATCGAAGCAGAGAAGAATCAGGTTAAGTTAAATGACGGTAAAATCATTCCCTACGATATTTTAATTATTGCTACTGGATGTAGAATTGTTCCCTCGGAAATTGAAGGACTTGATGAAGGTTGGAGAAAAAATATCTTTGATTTCTATACCTTTGATGGATCAGTTGCTTTAAGAAATAAATTGAAAGAGTGGAAGGGTGGTAGATTAGTTGTTCATTTGGCAGAAATGCCAATTAAATGTCCAGTAGCCCCATTAGAATTTCTATTCCTTTCCGATTGGTTCTTTGCAAAAAAAGGAATTCGTAAAGATGTGGATATTACTTACGTTACACCTTTGGGAAGTGCGTTTACAAAACCAAGAGCATCGGCAGTTCTAGGGAATCTATTTGTGACAAAGAATATTCATATTGTACCAAATTTTAACGTTAGCCATGTGGAAGCAGACCAAAATAAACTCGTATCCTTAGATGGTAAAGAAGTAGAGTATGACCTTTTGGTAACGATCCCAACAAATATGGGAGATGAGATGATTGAACGCTCTGGTTTAGGTGACGAATTAAATTTTGTTCCAACAGATAAACATACTTTGCAGTCGAAAAACTATGAAAATATTTTTGTAATCGGTGATGCAACCGATATTCCAGCTTCTAAGGCTGGTTCTGTTGCCCATTTTGAGGCTGAAATATTAACAGAAAATATTATAAGTTTCATCAATAACAAACCATTAGAAGCCAAATTTGATGGACACGCAAATTGCTATATTGAATCTGGTTATAACAAAGCTTTTCTAATTGATTTTAATTATGATGTTGAACCAGTAGAAGGTACATTTCCTCTCGCAGGTATAGGACCATTCTCATTATTAAAAGAAACCAGAATCAATCACTTAGGTAAAATGGCATTTAAGTTTATTTATTGGAATATGCTCCTAAAAGGTATACCGATTCCAACGGTTCCACCGCATATGAAAACTAGCGGAAAGAAACTTTAA
- a CDS encoding DsrE/DsrF/DrsH-like family protein: MAENEKIKKLSIVISKGTLEGVYPGLIMANGARMAGIEVNVFFTFFGLDAITKKKMNNLKVDTVGNPALGIPALIGALPGMSTFVTNKMKQQMEELDIPPVPEFIEMISDAGGKIYACLATVEMFKLKKEDFCDQLEDILTVGEFYNLSAGGQIIFT; this comes from the coding sequence ATGGCTGAGAATGAAAAAATTAAAAAATTATCCATTGTAATCTCGAAAGGTACACTAGAAGGTGTTTATCCAGGTTTGATTATGGCAAATGGCGCAAGAATGGCTGGTATAGAGGTAAATGTATTTTTCACATTCTTTGGATTAGATGCCATAACCAAAAAGAAAATGAATAACCTTAAAGTTGACACTGTTGGTAACCCTGCATTAGGTATTCCAGCTTTAATTGGTGCTCTACCAGGTATGTCAACATTCGTCACAAATAAGATGAAACAGCAAATGGAAGAACTAGATATTCCACCTGTTCCTGAATTTATTGAAATGATCAGTGATGCAGGCGGTAAGATTTATGCTTGTTTAGCTACTGTTGAGATGTTTAAACTGAAAAAAGAAGACTTTTGCGACCAGTTAGAAGATATTCTTACTGTGGGTGAGTTTTATAATCTATCTGCTGGTGGTCAAATTATTTTTACATGA
- a CDS encoding alpha/beta hydrolase yields MNSVPQLFVQTPINFRPDRHYPLLFSIHWRHGNAISFMDYWKTPRTKTDFIMAFPQSSQMCATDDYCWDDEELAKRELLEAYQKVIQQYPIDLNRIIIAGASQGGRLAIEMALSGEIQSNGFISVIPAFYEFDPSILKQANHFNLRGYMIAGELDPFTSKAVEFYRHCKENDFTCELTIELGVGHAFPEKDLPKKLDQAINFVLN; encoded by the coding sequence ATGAACTCAGTACCACAATTATTCGTTCAAACACCTATCAATTTTCGACCAGATCGCCACTATCCATTGCTCTTTTCTATCCATTGGCGACATGGAAATGCAATTAGCTTTATGGATTATTGGAAAACACCGAGAACAAAGACCGATTTTATTATGGCTTTTCCCCAATCATCTCAAATGTGTGCAACCGATGATTATTGTTGGGATGATGAAGAATTAGCAAAGAGAGAACTCCTGGAAGCATATCAGAAAGTAATTCAACAATACCCGATCGATTTAAATCGAATCATCATCGCTGGAGCTTCCCAAGGAGGCAGACTTGCAATTGAAATGGCACTAAGTGGAGAAATTCAGAGTAATGGTTTTATTTCCGTTATTCCAGCTTTTTATGAATTCGATCCTTCTATCCTAAAACAAGCAAATCACTTCAATCTTCGAGGGTATATGATTGCTGGTGAATTGGATCCTTTTACCTCAAAAGCAGTCGAATTTTATCGACATTGTAAAGAAAATGATTTTACTTGTGAGTTAACCATCGAACTAGGTGTTGGTCATGCTTTTCCTGAAAAAGATTTACCAAAAAAATTGGATCAAGCCATCAACTTTGTTTTAAATTAA
- a CDS encoding GrpB family protein, producing the protein METKRKVEVVCHQSEWKQQFDHEANILREVFGNLISDIHHIGSTAIPGIKAKPIIDMLIEVKEIDEVDHFNDKLYQLGYISKGENGIVNRRFFIKGDEFNRTHHVHIFQTGNKEIDRHIRFRDYLIKHPDEAEFYSNLKEELAKKYPYDIEEYIKGKDQFIKVIDQKAAKEYGDEEEER; encoded by the coding sequence TTGGAAACTAAGAGAAAAGTGGAAGTTGTTTGTCATCAATCAGAATGGAAGCAACAATTTGATCATGAAGCAAACATCCTAAGAGAGGTATTTGGTAATCTAATTAGTGATATTCACCATATCGGTAGTACAGCTATTCCTGGTATAAAAGCGAAACCGATTATAGACATGTTAATCGAAGTTAAAGAAATAGATGAAGTTGATCATTTCAATGACAAGCTATACCAATTAGGATATATTTCTAAAGGCGAAAACGGAATTGTGAATCGAAGATTTTTCATAAAGGGGGATGAATTTAATCGAACACATCACGTTCACATCTTTCAAACAGGAAATAAAGAGATTGATCGGCACATTCGGTTTAGAGATTATCTTATCAAGCATCCAGATGAAGCAGAATTCTATTCCAATTTGAAAGAAGAACTAGCCAAAAAGTATCCCTATGATATTGAGGAATATATTAAGGGTAAGGATCAATTTATCAAAGTGATTGATCAAAAGGCTGCGAAAGAATATGGGGACGAGGAGGAAGAGAGATAA
- a CDS encoding putative holin-like toxin encodes MFMFGMFILSLLSYLKKK; translated from the coding sequence ATGTTCATGTTTGGTATGTTCATCCTTTCCTTGCTTTCCTACTTAAAAAAGAAGTAA
- a CDS encoding TusE/DsrC/DsvC family sulfur relay protein, whose protein sequence is MAEKLIAGYTVDVNEEGYLTNPDQWNKEIAAEIAQELGLGELTERHWKVIEFLQNDFKANGKLPTIRRVNKVGGISTKELYELFPDGPLVKAAKVAGLSKPASCV, encoded by the coding sequence ATGGCTGAAAAGTTAATTGCTGGCTATACGGTAGACGTTAACGAAGAGGGATATCTGACGAATCCGGATCAATGGAACAAGGAGATTGCGGCCGAAATTGCACAAGAACTTGGGCTTGGGGAATTAACGGAAAGACATTGGAAGGTCATTGAATTTTTACAAAATGACTTCAAAGCTAACGGAAAATTACCAACAATTCGCAGAGTGAATAAAGTAGGTGGTATATCTACCAAAGAATTATATGAATTATTCCCAGATGGTCCATTAGTAAAAGCAGCAAAAGTGGCTGGATTGAGCAAACCAGCAAGCTGTGTGTAA
- a CDS encoding PFL family protein gives MTFALEEMMETIRMVQMENLDIRTVTLGINLKNCYDSNFEKMKEKIYQKITTYAKDLTKVAQEVEKEFGIPIINRRISVTPIAEILGSYTKEQAVEIAKTLDKAAIDLEVDFIGGFSALVYKGMTKSELTLIESIPEALSTTQRVCGSVSVGTTKSGINMDAVKLMGQVIKQSAELTADQNGIACAKLVVFCNPVEDNPFMAGAFHGVGEGEAVLNVGVSGPGVVLSALKRYPDADLGEIAEVIKKTAFKITRAGELIGREVAKRLNVAFGIIDLSLAPTNAMNDSVAEILEEIGVERTGTHGTIAALALMNDAVKKGGAMASSYVGGLSGAFIPVSEDNGMIRAVEEGALSLPKLEAMTSVCSVGLDMIALPGDVSPATISAIIADEAAIGMINRKTTAVRVIPVPGKSEGEKVEFGGLLGRAPIMGINRFSSEKLINRGGRIPAPLQALNN, from the coding sequence GTGACATTTGCGTTAGAAGAAATGATGGAAACCATCCGAATGGTACAGATGGAAAACCTAGATATTCGAACAGTTACTTTAGGAATAAACCTTAAAAATTGTTATGATTCGAATTTTGAGAAGATGAAAGAGAAAATTTATCAAAAAATTACTACATACGCAAAAGATTTAACCAAAGTGGCTCAAGAAGTAGAAAAAGAGTTTGGGATCCCAATTATAAATAGACGAATTTCTGTTACTCCTATTGCAGAAATATTGGGAAGTTATACAAAAGAACAAGCAGTTGAAATCGCTAAAACATTAGATAAAGCGGCCATCGACTTAGAAGTTGACTTTATTGGTGGTTTTTCCGCATTGGTTTATAAAGGAATGACAAAAAGTGAACTCACCTTAATAGAATCTATACCTGAAGCTTTATCGACGACACAACGAGTTTGCGGTTCAGTATCGGTTGGTACAACAAAGAGTGGAATTAATATGGACGCTGTAAAGTTAATGGGACAAGTGATTAAGCAGTCAGCTGAACTTACTGCTGACCAGAATGGAATCGCATGTGCAAAACTTGTGGTATTCTGCAATCCAGTAGAGGATAACCCTTTTATGGCTGGGGCTTTTCACGGAGTAGGAGAAGGGGAAGCCGTGCTCAATGTTGGTGTTAGCGGACCAGGGGTTGTTTTAAGTGCGTTAAAACGTTATCCTGATGCCGATCTTGGGGAAATTGCAGAAGTGATTAAGAAAACGGCATTCAAAATAACAAGAGCGGGTGAACTCATCGGGAGAGAGGTGGCAAAAAGATTAAATGTTGCTTTTGGGATTATAGATTTATCTTTAGCTCCAACCAATGCCATGAATGATAGTGTTGCTGAGATTTTGGAGGAAATTGGTGTTGAACGTACAGGTACCCATGGCACTATCGCTGCTTTAGCTTTAATGAATGATGCGGTGAAAAAAGGGGGTGCTATGGCTAGTTCATATGTAGGCGGATTAAGTGGCGCATTCATTCCTGTAAGTGAAGATAATGGTATGATCCGTGCTGTAGAAGAAGGGGCTTTAAGTTTACCTAAATTAGAAGCTATGACTAGTGTTTGTTCCGTTGGTTTAGATATGATCGCTCTTCCAGGAGACGTATCGCCTGCAACGATATCTGCTATTATTGCTGATGAAGCAGCTATAGGGATGATAAATAGAAAAACAACTGCCGTTCGTGTTATCCCTGTTCCAGGAAAGTCTGAAGGAGAAAAGGTTGAATTTGGTGGTTTGCTAGGGCGAGCACCAATTATGGGAATTAATCGTTTTTCTTCAGAGAAATTGATTAACCGCGGTGGGCGAATTCCAGCACCCCTACAAGCATTAAACAATTAA
- a CDS encoding YbjQ family protein, producing MIITTTNQLDGKTIEEYLGIVSGEAIMGANVVRDFLAGITDIIGGRSSAYESKLAEGREIAIQEMKDKAKSLGANAIVGVDLDFETLRDGMMMCIATGTAVKVK from the coding sequence ATGATCATTACCACAACAAATCAGTTAGATGGAAAAACAATTGAAGAGTATTTAGGAATCGTAAGCGGTGAAGCCATCATGGGTGCAAATGTCGTTCGCGATTTTCTTGCAGGAATCACCGATATTATTGGTGGTAGAAGTAGTGCGTATGAAAGTAAACTTGCTGAGGGAAGAGAAATAGCAATCCAAGAAATGAAGGATAAAGCTAAAAGTTTGGGTGCGAATGCAATAGTCGGAGTAGATCTTGATTTTGAAACACTCCGTGATGGAATGATGATGTGCATTGCAACAGGTACTGCAGTAAAGGTGAAATGA